In one Pelecanus crispus isolate bPelCri1 chromosome 12, bPelCri1.pri, whole genome shotgun sequence genomic region, the following are encoded:
- the PCTP gene encoding phosphatidylcholine transfer protein, whose protein sequence is MGTPARPPRFSEERFWAACRELDQLAPPAGTPWGLLVESSGLRIYRLYHEQSGLYEYKVFGGLADCPPKLFVDVYMDLKFRKQWDPYVKELYEKTCDGERVIYWEVNYPFPFSNRDYVYVRECREMAVDGRKIWVVLAENVSVPQFPEKPGITRVKSYKQSLAIESDGKTGSKVYMYYFDNPGGNIPSWLINWAAQSGVPAFLKDMQEAGRNYSRSM, encoded by the exons ATGGGGACgccggcgcggccgccgcgctTCTCCGAGGAGCGGTTTTGGGCCGCCTGCCGGGAGCTGGACCAGCTGGCGCCGCCTGCGGGGACGCCTTGGGGGCTCCTGGTGGAGAGCTCGGGCCTGAGGATCTACCGGCTGTACCACGAG CAATCAGGACTTTATGAGTATAAAGTCTTCGGTGGTCTTGCTGACTGTCCCCCAAAACTGTTCGTGGATGTCTATATggatttaaaattcagaaaacaatggGATCCGTACGTTAAAG AACTATATGAGAAAACATGTGATGGTGAAAGAGTGATCTACTGGGAAGTGAACtacccttttcctttctcaaacaGAGAT TATGTCTATGTTCGTGAATGTCGAGAGATGGCTGTTGATGGACGGAAGATCTGGGTTGTGTTAGCTGAAAACGTGTCTGTTCCTCAGTTCCCTGAAAAGCCTGGAATTACCAGAGTTAAAAGCTATAAACAAAGTCTGGCAATTGAAAGTGATGGCAAGACTGGATCGAAAG TCTATATGTACTATTTTGATAATCCTGGTGGCAACATTCCATCATGGCTGATCAACTGGGCTGCCCAG aGTGGCGTGCCTGCTTTCTTGAAGGATATGCAAGAAGCTGGCCGTAATTATTCTAGGAGCATGTAG